CGGTCATGGTGCGGAACTTCAGCATGGTGAACGGGTTTCCGTCGATGCCGATGCGCTCGGACCGGTAGAAGATCGGGCCGCGGCTGGTCAGCTTGACTGCGATCGCCGCGACCATTAACAGCGGCGCCGCCGCGATCAGGGCGGCCAGGGAGAACAGAAAGTCAAAGGCCTGCTTCTGAAAGCGTTGTGTCCCTTCGTATTGCGGCTTCTCGACGTGCAGCAGCGGTAACCCCGCGGTGAGCTGCAGCGTCAGCCGTGCTTCGGCGACATCCATCACCCCGGGCGACACCACAAGATCGACATCCTTGGTTTCCAACTGCCACATCAGTTCTCGGATGCCGCGGACGCCGAAGTGCTCGGTCCGCGTTACCGCCACGGTGTCGGCGCCGCAACTGTCGATCGCGGCGATCGCGTGTCTCTCGTCGCCCAGGATCGGCACCTCGCGCCCCTGAACCGTCAGCGTGTTGCCCCGCGACGGCCCGTATCCGGGAATGCAGACACCGACGACGACGCAGCCGGCCCGGGGAGCGCGGGCGAGCTCCTGCGCGAGGTGGGAGACGGCTTGGCGGTCGCCGATCGCCAAGACCTTGGTCTGGCATTGACCGCGTGCCCGCAGGGTGCCGATATGCCGGCGCCACAGGCTGCGGCCGGTCAGCAACGCGATGGTGCCGACCGGAAGTGCGATCGCCAGATAACCGCGGGCCAGATCGACCTTGGCGAGCAGGGTGACCATAGCGATGATGCCGAACGTCCAGAACGACGCGCTGCCGATCCGCCGATACTCGTCGATGCCGGCACCGATGACTCGCGGCGACCGGGTCTGGAAGACGGCAAGAGCCGACAGCCACAGCGTCGCGAAGAGCACCGAGAACAGCGTCATGACCGGACCCGAATACGCCGACGTGCGGGCCGGGGACTCGCCGAAGCGGACGTATTGGGCCAGCATGACCGAGGCGAACACAATCACCGAGTCGCTGACGCGCAGGCGCCCGGCGTACAGGTGTTGCCAGCGCCGCGCGGGGTCGACGCCGGGGATGGTGGGCCGCTGCGCGACGGCCGAATTGGGAATCCGGTTGCCCGGCAACGAGATCATCCCAGCCGGCTTCCGTCTAACCGGCGGCTGGTTGGGTCGGAACACCGTTGCAGACGGTGCCGGTGCTATCGGCATGATCATGGCGCGGTGTCCTTAGGTAGCGCATGGCTGGTAGGTCATCCACAGAGCCGGCGCGGTGACCGCGCCGCTCAGCATGGTGCGACGCTCCGGATCGGCGCGGACGTCGGTGCGTACGCGGGCCAACTGGCGTCCTGTTCGGAGATGACCGTGACCGGCAGCGGCCACTCGACTCCGAATTCGGGGTCATTCCACCGCAATCCGCGTTCATCCGACAGCGGATGCTGTCCGGAAACGTGATAGCTGACCTCGGTGTTGGCGGTCA
This Mycobacterium simiae DNA region includes the following protein-coding sequences:
- a CDS encoding sugar transferase, which encodes MISLPGNRIPNSAVAQRPTIPGVDPARRWQHLYAGRLRVSDSVIVFASVMLAQYVRFGESPARTSAYSGPVMTLFSVLFATLWLSALAVFQTRSPRVIGAGIDEYRRIGSASFWTFGIIAMVTLLAKVDLARGYLAIALPVGTIALLTGRSLWRRHIGTLRARGQCQTKVLAIGDRQAVSHLAQELARAPRAGCVVVGVCIPGYGPSRGNTLTVQGREVPILGDERHAIAAIDSCGADTVAVTRTEHFGVRGIRELMWQLETKDVDLVVSPGVMDVAEARLTLQLTAGLPLLHVEKPQYEGTQRFQKQAFDFLFSLAALIAAAPLLMVAAIAVKLTSRGPIFYRSERIGIDGNPFTMLKFRTMTDGADQQIDHLLPQNECAGGMLFKMRKDPRVTPVGRVLRRFSIDELPQFVNVLKGDMSVVGPRPPLRREVENYAGDVKRRLLVKPGVSGLWQVSGRSDLSWEESVRLDLSYVDNWSMAGDLMIVAKTVKAVLASHGAY